A single genomic interval of Inquilinus sp. Marseille-Q2685 harbors:
- a CDS encoding MFS transporter: MTARAIPDEAGNGLWVLGAVCLAGLMMPLSFTGPAVALPAIGRELGGSPVALAWVVNAFVLCFGSFVMAAGALADQLGRKRMFSIGVAGFAVLSLVLGFAPSVVALDLLRGAQGVAASIAMAGGAASLAQEFEGPARTRAFSLLGTSFGIGLAFGPILSGALVETLGWRAIFLTGTAIGVLVLLFGVPRMRESRDPGATGVDWPGLLSFTAALGLLTFGIMQGPQDGWGSPVVLALLLGAAAMLALFVAVETRVRRPMLDLSLFRYPRFVGAQFLPIATAVCFVVPLVLLPVRFIGAEGMSEIEAGGLMIALSAPMAVVPFLAGLLARRIPAAVLSAIGLVIAALGLAWLAAVPVGAGAAALALPMLVVGIGTGLPWGLMDDLSVSVVPRERAGMATGIFSTMRVAGEAVAIAAAGALVVALGQSGLHRAAGGEARVADAVNALAGGDMGRAEALLPSLGRAALAQAYGAAFQAMLAVLVAATLAAALVAYALLRRRERRMEACEIR; encoded by the coding sequence ATGACCGCACGCGCCATTCCCGACGAGGCCGGCAACGGCCTCTGGGTGCTGGGCGCCGTCTGCCTGGCCGGGCTGATGATGCCGCTCAGCTTCACCGGCCCGGCGGTGGCGCTGCCGGCGATCGGGCGAGAGCTCGGCGGCAGCCCGGTGGCCCTGGCCTGGGTGGTGAACGCCTTCGTGCTGTGCTTCGGCAGCTTCGTCATGGCCGCAGGGGCCTTGGCCGACCAGCTCGGCCGCAAGCGGATGTTCTCCATCGGCGTGGCCGGCTTCGCCGTGCTGTCACTGGTGCTGGGCTTCGCCCCGTCGGTGGTGGCGCTCGACCTGCTGCGCGGCGCCCAGGGCGTCGCCGCCTCGATCGCCATGGCCGGCGGCGCCGCCTCGCTGGCGCAGGAGTTCGAAGGCCCGGCCCGCACCCGCGCCTTCAGCCTGCTGGGCACCAGCTTCGGCATCGGCCTGGCCTTCGGCCCGATCCTGTCCGGCGCGCTGGTGGAGACGCTGGGCTGGCGCGCCATCTTCCTGACCGGCACCGCGATCGGCGTCCTGGTCCTGCTGTTCGGCGTGCCGCGGATGCGGGAATCGCGCGACCCCGGCGCGACCGGCGTCGACTGGCCCGGCCTGCTCAGCTTCACCGCCGCCCTGGGCCTGCTGACCTTCGGCATCATGCAGGGGCCGCAGGACGGCTGGGGCAGCCCGGTCGTGCTGGCCCTGCTGCTCGGCGCCGCGGCGATGCTGGCGCTGTTCGTCGCGGTCGAGACGCGGGTGCGGCGGCCGATGCTGGACCTGTCGCTGTTCCGCTATCCGCGCTTCGTCGGGGCGCAGTTCCTGCCGATCGCCACCGCCGTCTGCTTCGTGGTGCCGCTGGTGCTGCTGCCGGTGCGCTTCATCGGGGCGGAGGGGATGAGCGAGATCGAGGCCGGCGGGCTGATGATCGCGCTGTCGGCGCCGATGGCGGTGGTGCCGTTCCTGGCCGGTCTCCTGGCCCGCCGGATCCCGGCGGCGGTGCTGTCGGCGATCGGGCTGGTGATCGCGGCGCTCGGCCTCGCCTGGCTCGCCGCCGTGCCGGTCGGCGCCGGCGCTGCGGCGCTGGCCCTGCCGATGCTGGTGGTCGGCATCGGCACCGGCCTGCCCTGGGGACTGATGGACGACCTGTCGGTCAGCGTCGTTCCGCGCGAGCGCGCCGGCATGGCCACGGGCATCTTCTCGACCATGCGGGTGGCGGGCGAGGCGGTGGCGATCGCGGCGGCCGGCGCGCTGGTGGTGGCGCTCGGCCAGTCCGGCCTGCATCGAGCGGCCGGCGGCGAGGCGAGGGTGGCCGACGCGGTCAACGCCCTGGCCGGCGGCGACATGGGCCGCGCCGAGGCGCTGCTGCCCAGCCTCGGCCGCGCGGCGCTGGCCCAGGCCTACGGGGCCGCCTTCCAGGCGATGCTCGCCGTCCTGGTGGCCGCGACCCTGGCGGCGGCGCTGGTCGCCTATGCCCTGCTGCGCCGGCGGGAGAGGAGGATGGAGGCCTGCGAGATCCGGTGA
- a CDS encoding tyrosine phosphatase family protein, whose product MLLHPDRHLTVCGLEEIAGFRAAGVTHVLSIADPGTPAETYFDGFAPHRRLDLRFHDIIDEMPGHIFPTPDHVASILEFGEAMAMEGESLRHLLVHCHMGVSRSTASMLMLIAQRHPGDEAAAVAKLAAIRPQAWPNTVMIDYAEAALGTKGRLRDALLPQYRRVRDEQPELIEMLRRVGRGREIPTD is encoded by the coding sequence ATGCTGCTGCACCCCGACCGCCATCTCACCGTCTGCGGCCTGGAGGAGATCGCCGGCTTCCGCGCCGCCGGCGTCACCCACGTGCTGTCGATCGCCGATCCGGGCACCCCGGCCGAGACCTATTTCGACGGCTTCGCGCCGCATCGGCGCCTCGACCTGCGCTTCCACGACATCATCGACGAGATGCCGGGCCATATCTTCCCGACCCCGGATCATGTCGCCTCGATCCTCGAATTCGGCGAGGCGATGGCGATGGAGGGCGAGAGCCTGCGCCACCTGCTGGTGCATTGCCATATGGGCGTGTCGCGCTCGACCGCCTCGATGCTGATGCTGATCGCCCAGCGCCATCCGGGCGACGAGGCGGCGGCGGTGGCGAAGCTGGCGGCGATCCGGCCCCAGGCCTGGCCGAACACGGTGATGATCGACTATGCCGAGGCGGCGCTAGGCACCAAGGGCCGGCTGCGCGACGCGCTCCTGCCGCAGTACCGCCGGGTCCGGGACGAGCAGCCGGAGCTGATCGAGATGCTGCGCCGCGTCGGCCGCGGGCGCGAGATCCCGACGGACTGA
- a CDS encoding type II toxin-antitoxin system RelE/ParE family toxin: protein MAYGAVGGRPESHRHGHRHAEFCWPVGMPKCSSIRGIKGLYEIRSHISSGRIARVFFVLVGNQMVLLHGFIKKTQKTPDKELKVAAIRMKEVQRYED, encoded by the coding sequence ATGGCTTATGGAGCTGTCGGCGGAAGACCGGAAAGCCATCGGCACGGACATCGCCACGCGGAATTCTGCTGGCCGGTCGGCATGCCCAAATGCTCCTCGATCAGGGGGATCAAGGGCCTCTACGAAATCCGCTCCCATATCTCATCGGGACGGATTGCCCGCGTGTTCTTCGTTCTGGTTGGCAACCAGATGGTGCTCTTGCACGGGTTCATCAAGAAAACGCAAAAGACCCCGGATAAAGAACTCAAAGTGGCGGCAATCCGCATGAAGGAGGTGCAGCGCTATGAAGACTAA
- a CDS encoding XRE family transcriptional regulator, whose product MKTKNPHIGESFESFLREDGIYDEVTATAIKRTLALQIEHEMAVQNISKSEMARRMKTSATQLSRLLDPSNDRIQLDTLVKAASAVGKHLAVSLV is encoded by the coding sequence ATGAAGACTAAGAACCCGCATATCGGCGAAAGCTTCGAGAGCTTCCTGCGCGAGGACGGCATTTACGATGAGGTGACGGCGACCGCCATCAAACGGACCCTCGCGTTGCAGATCGAGCATGAGATGGCCGTGCAGAATATCTCTAAATCCGAGATGGCCCGCCGGATGAAGACGAGTGCAACCCAACTCAGCCGTCTTCTCGATCCGAGCAATGATCGGATTCAGCTCGACACGCTCGTCAAGGCAGCCTCCGCCGTCGGCAAGCACCTGGCCGTAAGTCTGGTCTAA
- a CDS encoding formate--tetrahydrofolate ligase, producing the protein MGAPSDIEIARAATLRPIAEVGAKLGIPSEALYPYGPHIAKLTPGFVDGLGGRPDGKLILVTAITPTPAGEGKTTTTVGLGDGLNRIGRKTAICLREPSLGPCFGIKGGAAGGGHAQVVPMEQINLHFTGDFHAISSAHNLLSALLDNHIYWGNALDIDTRRVTWRRVMDMNDRALRSIVTSLGGAANGFPREDGFDITVASEVMAIFCLSKSLQDLEQRLGRIIVGQTRDRRPVTAKDLKADGPMTVLLKDAFMPNLVQTLENNPAFVHGGPFANIAHGCNSVMATRTALKLADYVVTEAGFGADLGAEKFFDIKCRKAGLKPAAVVIVATVRALKMHGGVAKEDLGQENVAALKKGLANLGRHIRNVGQFGVPAVVAVNRFVADTEAELQAVRDYCSEHGVEAQVCTHWSDGSAGTVELAHKVAALAEDHSQFRTLYDDDLPLWEKMRTIATAIYGADDIIADKRVRDQFAQYQKTYGHFPVCVAKTQYSFSTDPALKGAPSHHVVPVRELRLSAGAEFLVAICGEIMTMPGLPKTPAANNIRLDEGGRIEGLF; encoded by the coding sequence ATGGGGGCACCGTCGGATATCGAGATTGCCCGGGCCGCGACTCTGCGGCCGATCGCCGAGGTCGGCGCGAAGCTCGGCATCCCCTCCGAGGCTCTCTATCCCTACGGCCCGCACATCGCCAAGCTGACGCCCGGCTTCGTCGACGGGCTCGGCGGCCGGCCCGACGGCAAGCTGATCCTGGTCACCGCCATCACCCCGACCCCGGCGGGGGAGGGCAAGACCACCACCACGGTCGGGCTCGGCGACGGGCTGAACCGGATCGGCCGGAAGACGGCGATCTGCCTGCGCGAGCCTTCGCTCGGCCCCTGCTTCGGCATCAAGGGCGGCGCCGCCGGCGGCGGCCACGCCCAGGTGGTGCCGATGGAGCAGATCAACCTGCATTTCACCGGCGACTTCCACGCCATCAGCAGCGCCCACAACCTGCTGTCGGCACTGCTGGACAACCACATCTACTGGGGCAACGCGCTCGACATCGACACCCGCCGGGTGACCTGGCGCCGGGTGATGGACATGAACGACCGGGCGCTGCGCTCGATCGTCACCAGCCTGGGCGGCGCCGCCAACGGCTTCCCGCGGGAGGACGGCTTCGACATCACCGTGGCGTCCGAGGTGATGGCGATCTTCTGCCTGTCGAAGAGCCTGCAGGATCTGGAGCAGCGGCTGGGCCGGATCATCGTCGGCCAGACCCGGGACCGCCGGCCGGTGACCGCCAAGGACCTGAAGGCGGACGGGCCGATGACCGTGCTGCTCAAGGACGCCTTCATGCCGAACCTGGTGCAGACGCTGGAGAACAACCCGGCCTTCGTCCATGGCGGCCCCTTCGCCAACATCGCCCATGGCTGCAATTCGGTGATGGCGACCAGGACGGCGCTGAAGCTGGCCGACTACGTCGTCACCGAGGCCGGATTCGGCGCCGATCTCGGGGCCGAGAAGTTCTTCGACATCAAGTGCCGCAAGGCCGGGCTGAAGCCGGCGGCGGTGGTGATCGTCGCCACCGTGCGGGCGCTGAAGATGCATGGCGGCGTGGCCAAGGAGGATCTCGGGCAGGAGAACGTGGCGGCGCTGAAGAAGGGCCTGGCCAATCTCGGCCGCCACATCCGCAATGTCGGCCAGTTCGGCGTGCCGGCGGTGGTCGCGGTCAACCGCTTCGTCGCCGACACCGAGGCCGAGCTTCAGGCGGTGCGCGACTATTGTTCCGAGCACGGGGTCGAGGCCCAGGTCTGCACCCACTGGTCGGACGGCAGCGCCGGCACGGTCGAGCTCGCGCACAAGGTCGCGGCCCTGGCCGAGGACCATTCCCAGTTCCGCACCCTGTACGACGACGACCTGCCGCTGTGGGAGAAGATGCGGACGATCGCGACCGCGATCTACGGCGCCGACGACATCATCGCCGACAAGCGGGTGCGCGATCAGTTCGCCCAGTACCAGAAGACCTACGGCCACTTCCCGGTCTGCGTCGCCAAGACCCAGTACAGCTTCTCGACCGATCCGGCGCTGAAGGGCGCGCCGTCGCATCACGTGGTGCCGGTGCGCGAGCTGCGCCTGTCGGCGGGGGCGGAGTTCCTGGTGGCGATCTGCGGCGAGATCATGACCATGCCCGGCCTGCCGAAGACCCCGGCCGCCAACAACATCCGGCTGGACGAAGGCGGAAGGATCGAGGGGCTGTTCTAG
- a CDS encoding sarcosine oxidase subunit delta: protein MFLIDCPWCGPRDQREFRCGGEAHIRRPANPAELSDAEWADYVFMRSSPKGLHYERWVHIHGCRRWFNIARNTATDEILAVYGPGDPPPAIEGQSIPTPSGEPARGTANAPLVDPASVSGS from the coding sequence ATGTTCCTGATCGACTGCCCCTGGTGCGGCCCGCGGGACCAGCGCGAGTTCCGCTGCGGCGGCGAGGCCCATATCCGCCGCCCGGCCAACCCGGCCGAGCTGAGCGACGCGGAATGGGCGGACTACGTCTTCATGCGTTCCAGCCCCAAGGGGCTGCACTATGAGCGCTGGGTCCACATCCATGGCTGCCGGCGCTGGTTCAACATCGCCCGCAACACCGCGACCGACGAGATCCTGGCGGTCTACGGCCCGGGCGACCCGCCGCCCGCGATCGAAGGCCAGTCCATCCCGACCCCGTCCGGCGAGCCGGCGCGGGGCACCGCCAACGCGCCGCTGGTCGATCCTGCCAGCGTTTCCGGCTCGTAG
- a CDS encoding TetR/AcrR family transcriptional regulator, with amino-acid sequence MAERGRPRGFDRDVALRRAMELFWRHGYEGVSMADLTAAMGIAAPSLYAAFGSKEALFREAVDLYRATNGSATRRALGCQRTARAAIEAMLRDNADAFTDPDLPNGCFVILGAINTAPEHEGVRAHLLDLHKESCGLILRRLEQGKAAGEFPPGLDLGPLAGFMSTVLAGLSIKARDGTGRREMHAIIDHAMAAWDAMVGAASVTSESRPRTGPARPSDGSKPAGAASGA; translated from the coding sequence ATGGCGGAGCGCGGCCGACCCCGCGGTTTCGATCGGGACGTCGCCCTGCGGCGGGCGATGGAGCTGTTCTGGCGACACGGCTATGAGGGCGTGTCGATGGCCGACCTGACGGCGGCGATGGGCATCGCGGCGCCCAGCCTCTACGCCGCCTTCGGCAGCAAGGAGGCGCTGTTCCGCGAGGCGGTCGATCTCTACCGCGCCACCAACGGCTCGGCCACGCGCCGGGCGCTGGGCTGCCAGCGCACGGCGCGCGCGGCGATCGAGGCGATGCTGCGCGACAACGCCGACGCCTTCACCGACCCCGACCTGCCGAACGGCTGCTTCGTCATCCTCGGCGCCATCAACACGGCGCCGGAGCACGAGGGCGTGCGGGCCCATCTGCTGGACCTGCACAAGGAATCCTGCGGCCTGATCCTGCGCCGGCTGGAGCAAGGCAAGGCCGCGGGCGAGTTCCCGCCGGGCCTGGATCTGGGCCCGCTCGCCGGCTTCATGTCGACCGTCCTGGCCGGCCTGTCGATCAAAGCCCGCGACGGCACCGGCCGCCGCGAGATGCACGCCATCATCGACCACGCCATGGCGGCCTGGGACGCGATGGTGGGGGCCGCTTCAGTCACCAGCGAGAGCCGTCCGAGAACGGGCCCGGCGCGGCCGTCGGATGGCTCTAAGCCGGCGGGCGCTGCCAGCGGCGCGTGA
- a CDS encoding GlxA family transcriptional regulator yields the protein MGQDPAFDTETIGFLLIPQFSMIAFTSAVEPLRIANRMAGKPLYRWMVLSKDGQAVKASNGISVGVDSSLAELSRQAGVSRPLDMIFACSGLGIERYRDDEVFAWLRRAERQGVGVGALCTGSHLLARAGLLGGYRCAIHWENLPGFAETFPEIPVSSDLFEVDRNRYTCSGGTAAIDMMLHLIAIRQGRDLATKVSEQCLVDRIRSPHDRQRLPLRARLGVHNPKLVSAIELMEANIAEPLPQEELAAHVGLSRRQLERLFRKQLGHSPAHYYLELRLERAQHLINQSDLPIVDLALACGFVSASHFSKCYRQLYGRSPREERANAILRGVPMPERPVRQKVPA from the coding sequence ATGGGCCAGGATCCAGCCTTCGACACCGAGACGATCGGCTTCCTGCTGATTCCGCAGTTCTCGATGATCGCCTTCACCTCGGCGGTCGAACCGCTGCGCATCGCCAACCGCATGGCGGGCAAGCCGCTGTACCGCTGGATGGTGCTGTCCAAGGACGGCCAGGCGGTCAAGGCCAGCAACGGCATCAGCGTCGGCGTCGACAGCTCGCTGGCCGAGCTCAGCCGCCAGGCCGGCGTGTCCAGGCCACTCGACATGATCTTCGCCTGCTCCGGCCTCGGCATCGAGCGCTACCGCGACGACGAGGTCTTCGCCTGGCTGCGCCGGGCGGAGCGGCAAGGCGTCGGCGTCGGCGCGCTGTGCACCGGCTCGCACCTGCTGGCCCGGGCCGGCCTCCTGGGCGGCTATCGCTGCGCCATCCATTGGGAGAACCTGCCGGGCTTCGCCGAGACCTTCCCCGAGATCCCGGTGTCGAGCGACCTGTTCGAGGTCGACCGCAACCGCTACACCTGCTCCGGCGGCACCGCGGCGATCGACATGATGCTGCACCTGATCGCGATCCGGCAGGGTCGCGACCTGGCGACCAAGGTGTCCGAGCAGTGCCTGGTCGACCGCATCCGCAGCCCGCACGACCGCCAGCGCCTGCCGCTGCGCGCCCGCCTCGGCGTGCACAACCCGAAGCTGGTCTCGGCGATCGAGCTGATGGAGGCGAACATCGCCGAGCCGCTGCCGCAGGAGGAGCTGGCGGCCCATGTCGGCCTGTCGCGCCGGCAGCTGGAACGGCTGTTCCGCAAGCAGCTGGGCCACAGCCCGGCGCATTACTACCTGGAGCTGCGGCTGGAGCGGGCGCAGCACCTGATCAACCAGAGCGACCTGCCGATCGTCGACCTGGCGCTGGCCTGCGGCTTCGTTTCGGCCTCGCATTTCTCGAAATGCTACCGCCAGCTCTACGGCCGCTCGCCCCGGGAGGAGCGGGCGAACGCCATCCTGCGCGGCGTGCCGATGCCCGAGCGGCCGGTCCGCCAGAAGGTCCCCGCTTGA
- a CDS encoding sarcosine oxidase subunit beta family protein: MSRYSIFTLARQALSHHEGWQKAWRSPDPKPAYDVVIVGGGGHGLATAYYLAKEHGITNVAVLEKGWIGGGNTGRNTTIVRSNYLFDASAFIYEHALKLWEGLSADLNYNVMFSQRGVMNICHDPHEARELKRRLHANRLNGIDSDWLDREQVLEFCPVLNPDPTIRFPVYGGTVQRRAGTARHDAVAWGYARGADNRGVDIIQNCEVTGFRTEQGRVVGVETTRGYIGAGKVGVVAAGHSSVLANLAGFRLPLESHPLQALVSEPIKPVIDCVVMSNAVHAYVSQSDKGELVIGAGIDGYVSYSQRGGFAIIEETLAAIVEMFPIFSRMRMLRQWGGIVDVAPDASPIIGKTPVENLFINCGWGTGGFKATPGSGHVFAHTIARGEPNEIAAPFALDRFASGALVAEHGAAAVAH; this comes from the coding sequence ATGTCGCGCTATTCCATCTTCACCCTCGCGCGCCAAGCGCTGTCGCACCACGAAGGCTGGCAGAAGGCCTGGCGCTCGCCCGACCCCAAGCCGGCCTACGACGTGGTCATCGTCGGCGGCGGCGGCCACGGCCTGGCCACCGCCTACTACCTGGCGAAGGAGCACGGCATCACCAATGTCGCGGTGCTGGAGAAGGGCTGGATCGGCGGCGGCAACACCGGCCGCAACACCACCATCGTCCGCTCCAACTACCTGTTCGACGCCTCTGCCTTCATCTACGAGCACGCGCTGAAGCTGTGGGAGGGCCTGTCGGCCGACCTCAACTACAACGTGATGTTCAGCCAGCGCGGCGTGATGAACATCTGCCACGACCCGCACGAGGCGCGCGAGCTGAAGCGCCGGCTGCACGCCAACCGGCTGAACGGCATCGACAGCGACTGGCTGGACCGCGAGCAGGTGCTGGAGTTCTGCCCGGTGCTGAACCCGGACCCGACCATCCGCTTCCCGGTCTATGGCGGCACGGTGCAACGCCGGGCCGGCACGGCGCGGCACGACGCGGTGGCCTGGGGCTATGCCCGCGGCGCCGACAACCGCGGCGTCGACATCATCCAGAACTGCGAGGTCACCGGCTTCCGCACCGAGCAGGGGCGCGTCGTCGGGGTCGAGACCACGCGGGGATACATCGGCGCCGGCAAGGTGGGCGTGGTGGCGGCCGGCCACAGCTCGGTCCTGGCCAACCTCGCCGGCTTCCGCCTGCCGCTGGAGAGCCACCCGCTGCAGGCGCTGGTGTCCGAGCCGATCAAGCCGGTGATCGACTGCGTGGTCATGTCGAACGCCGTCCACGCTTATGTCAGCCAGTCCGACAAGGGCGAGCTGGTGATCGGCGCCGGCATCGACGGCTACGTCTCCTACTCCCAGCGCGGCGGCTTCGCCATCATCGAGGAGACGCTGGCGGCGATCGTCGAGATGTTCCCGATCTTCAGCCGCATGCGCATGCTGCGGCAGTGGGGCGGCATCGTCGACGTGGCGCCGGACGCCAGCCCGATCATCGGCAAGACCCCGGTCGAGAACCTGTTCATCAACTGCGGCTGGGGCACCGGCGGCTTCAAGGCGACGCCCGGCTCGGGCCACGTCTTCGCCCACACCATCGCCCGCGGCGAGCCGAACGAAATCGCCGCGCCCTTCGCGCTGGACCGCTTCGCCTCCGGTGCGCTGGTGGCCGAGCACGGCGCCGCCGCCGTGGCGCATTGA
- the bioD gene encoding dethiobiotin synthase produces MTRFYVTGTDTGVGKTLACACLAAAWDADYWKPVQTGLAEKPADTATIAALTGLPADRLQAPTYAFQAPLAPVAAAALEESEIDPASLTPPFSPRPLLIEGPGGGLMVPLDCSTLAVDLLAVWRYPTIVVARSGRGTINHTLLTIEALRHRKIPIAGVVMNGPLNAGNRAAIEKHGGVPVILEIPELPKVTRAVVEELAHAVPPLGEIVSEAVAA; encoded by the coding sequence ATGACCCGATTCTATGTGACCGGCACCGACACCGGTGTCGGCAAGACCCTCGCCTGCGCCTGCCTGGCCGCCGCCTGGGACGCCGACTACTGGAAGCCGGTGCAGACCGGCCTGGCCGAGAAGCCGGCGGACACCGCGACCATTGCCGCCCTGACCGGCCTGCCGGCCGACCGGCTGCAGGCCCCGACTTACGCCTTCCAGGCCCCGCTGGCGCCGGTGGCCGCCGCGGCGCTGGAGGAGAGCGAGATCGACCCGGCGTCGCTGACGCCGCCCTTCTCACCCCGGCCGCTCTTGATCGAGGGCCCGGGCGGCGGGCTGATGGTGCCGCTGGACTGTTCGACCCTGGCCGTCGACCTCCTGGCGGTGTGGCGCTATCCGACCATCGTGGTGGCCCGCAGCGGCCGCGGCACGATCAACCACACCCTCCTGACCATCGAGGCCCTGCGCCACCGCAAGATCCCGATCGCCGGGGTGGTGATGAACGGCCCGCTCAACGCCGGCAACCGCGCCGCCATCGAGAAGCATGGCGGCGTGCCGGTGATCCTGGAGATCCCGGAGCTGCCGAAGGTGACCCGCGCCGTGGTCGAGGAGCTGGCGCACGCCGTGCCGCCGCTCGGCGAGATCGTCTCCGAGGCCGTCGCCGCCTGA
- a CDS encoding type II toxin-antitoxin system PemK/MazF family toxin: MERGDIYLVSLDPTSGHEQRGTRPVLIVSPGAFNRLTKTPIVLPITTGGNFARTAGFAVSLMGIGTNTTGVVRCDQPRAIDLASRNGRKLESVPQTIIDEVLAKLAAILE, translated from the coding sequence ATGGAGCGAGGCGACATCTATCTGGTCTCGCTCGATCCGACGTCCGGGCACGAGCAGCGGGGAACGCGCCCGGTCCTGATCGTGTCGCCGGGCGCGTTCAACCGGTTGACGAAAACGCCGATCGTCCTGCCCATCACGACCGGGGGCAACTTCGCACGCACCGCCGGATTCGCGGTGTCGCTTATGGGCATAGGCACCAACACAACGGGCGTGGTGCGCTGCGATCAGCCCCGCGCCATCGATCTTGCGTCCCGCAACGGCCGGAAGCTGGAAAGCGTGCCGCAGACAATCATCGACGAGGTGCTGGCGAAGCTGGCCGCGATCCTCGAATAG
- a CDS encoding AbrB/MazE/SpoVT family DNA-binding domain-containing protein: protein MHTTNLRKVGGSVMLAVPPAILDILHLDAGAKVGLTVDNGRLVIEPQGRPRYTLDELLAQCDPSADLTPEDREWLDAKPVGSELL from the coding sequence ATGCACACCACAAACCTGCGCAAGGTCGGCGGCTCCGTCATGCTGGCCGTCCCCCCGGCGATCCTCGACATTCTGCATCTCGATGCGGGCGCCAAGGTGGGCCTGACCGTCGACAACGGCCGCCTGGTGATCGAGCCGCAAGGCCGCCCACGCTACACGCTGGACGAACTCCTGGCGCAGTGTGACCCCTCGGCCGACCTGACGCCCGAGGATCGGGAGTGGCTCGATGCCAAGCCGGTCGGCAGCGAGCTGCTGTGA
- a CDS encoding SDR family oxidoreductase, with the protein MANLSGTAALVTGASRGIGAAIARRLARQGADVALTYSASPEKAAEVARDIEAAGRRALLIQADSADPVAAAAAVDRAAAGLGRLDILVANAGIAVRKPFTEVSVEEFDRSIAVNVRGVFVAAQAAARHLPEGGRIIVIGSNLAERVPGAAMTLYTLSKTALTGLVKGAARDLGPQGITVNLVQPGPTDTDMNPADGPRADTLRGLMAIPRFGSGDDIAGLVAWVASAESRFVTGAALTIDGGMSI; encoded by the coding sequence ATGGCCAACCTGTCCGGAACGGCGGCGCTGGTCACCGGCGCCAGCCGCGGCATCGGCGCCGCCATCGCCCGCCGCCTGGCGCGCCAGGGCGCCGACGTGGCCCTGACCTACAGCGCCTCGCCCGAGAAGGCGGCGGAGGTGGCGCGCGATATCGAGGCGGCGGGCCGGCGCGCCCTGCTGATCCAGGCCGACAGCGCAGACCCGGTCGCGGCCGCGGCGGCGGTGGACCGGGCGGCGGCAGGGCTCGGCCGGCTCGACATCCTGGTCGCCAATGCCGGCATCGCCGTGCGCAAGCCGTTCACCGAGGTCTCGGTGGAGGAGTTCGACCGCAGCATCGCGGTCAATGTCCGCGGCGTCTTCGTCGCGGCCCAGGCCGCGGCCCGGCACCTGCCGGAGGGCGGGCGGATCATCGTCATCGGCAGCAACCTGGCCGAGCGCGTGCCGGGGGCCGCGATGACGCTCTACACCCTGTCCAAGACGGCGCTGACCGGCCTGGTCAAGGGCGCCGCGCGCGACCTCGGGCCCCAGGGCATCACCGTCAACCTGGTGCAGCCGGGCCCGACCGACACCGACATGAACCCGGCCGACGGGCCGCGCGCCGACACCCTGCGCGGGCTGATGGCGATCCCGCGCTTCGGCAGCGGCGACGACATCGCCGGGCTGGTCGCCTGGGTGGCTTCGGCCGAGAGCCGCTTCGTCACCGGCGCCGCGCTGACCATCGACGGCGGCATGTCCATTTGA